A window of Methanolobus chelungpuianus genomic DNA:
GGGCAATGACGCCAAGCAGTATTCCTGCCATCCCTGCAATGAATGTTATTGATGCTGCTTCCTGGGGCGCGACCAGCAGTGCAAAGGGGACAGGCAGTATTCCCGTGTATTCCGGAACCACAATCCCGACACCGTTGACGATGCTGGACAGGAGGGTGACTGCGACTATGATTATCAGCATGATCTCAAGAGCCGTCACATCCGGCTGTGTGAACATCAGGTAGATCATGGCTATCGCAGGGATCAAAAAGCCTCCCAGGTTGAGCGTTATCGTGGTGTCAAAAACCCGTTCTTTGCCGATGCTGAGCTCTTTTACGAGGGGGACGGCATATATCTCTTCCATCACGGGCGCGAATCTGGAAAGCTGCTCGTTCTTCACTGAACGCATGGTTGCGACAGGTATCTCTACGAAAGACCCTGCAAGCATCAGAACAAGTATGGCCATCAGCCAGAAGGATGATATGCTTCCGATGGACAGGCTTTGGTTGTAACACAGGGCTGCAATGGGCAGCAATATCAGTACAAAGATTGCGTACATCTTTATTTCGGACCTGGTAAGATAGCCTCTCATGTGTGCACCGGTATTATATCATCCTGACTGATTTAAATATTTTTCCTGTAATGTAACTGTCTTATCAGTAATAGTCCATCCTCGACTGGAGGAGCTCTTGCCTCTTCTTTTCCAGGAAACTGTAAACACTGCCGTGAGATGCCCCGTTGATCAGCATCTCTATGGATGTCCTTGCTATCTGGTTCTGTTCAGGTCCGCCTATAATGCTCACGGTCTTGCCGTAAACGGAGATCTTGACTCCGATAAGCCTTTCCGTGATCTCTCTTGTCTTTCCTCCTTTGCCGATTATGCGGCCCTTCAGGCGGAGAAGGTCTTTCTGGCTGTCGGTGATCTTTGAGAGATCTATCACTTCAAGCATGAGCAGGTCGTCATCGAGCATGCCTATGGTCTTTTCAGGATTGAACCCTCTTGCAATGGCATTCACTACTTCCGTAGCCCTCATTGCTCCCACTGGCTCCTCTCCCGGGATTATTTCCACCACTCCATTCTCGCTGTCGATGTCAAGCTCAGCACCGGATTTGCTTTCAATGAGCTGCTTAACACTGCCCTTTGGGCCTATAATGGCACCAATTCTGTCCTTGGGAACTTTAACGTGTGTCATAATGAATCTACCATGTATGTTTATAATGCTCTGTTTTATTATTGACCCTTCTCTTTTATCTCGCGAATGGTCGAATAGAGCTTTTCGGGATCTGCATCGATTCCGTATTTTTTAAAATAGCGTATTATGTTCTCGATATCCCTTCGCAGGAATTCCTGTGATTTGGGATGCTCAAGAGTGACTGACTGCCCCATGTCTATAAAGATGGGTTCCTGCGTGTGCGGGTCAACAAGGATATTGTATTCGCTCAGGTCGCCGTGCACGAGGTTAGCCTTTGTGTAAAGTAGTTCTATGTACTTGCTGATCGTATCAAAAAAAGCTCTGGCATTCTCTTTATTAACGCCTGCCTCTTTTAACTGGGGGTATGATCTTTCGCCCTCTCCCATGAATTCCATGACAAGTACGTTGCGTTCGGAGATGATTGGGACAGGCACCTTTACTCCTGCCTCTATGGCGCGTTCCAGATTGCGATGCTCTTTCTTTGTCCAGGCAAAGATGATATCGCGCTTGGAATGTCTTACATTGCGGAACCTGGGGTCTCCCAGTATATATTCCTCCATGGAGTTGAACGTGCTTGAGGATATCCTGTATATCTTGACTGCCAGGTTCCTGTCCTCTCCCTCCGCGAGGAACACGTTTGCTTCTTTCCCGGTGCTGATGGACCCTCCCAGAGCTTTTATTATGCCTTTGTTGGAGATGGTGTACAGGGTCTTGAGAGTTGCGTCGTCAAATACATTCTCGATTACTTTAAGCGCATTGCTGTCTTTGCGCCTTACGCGCATCTCGTCGACCTGTGTG
This region includes:
- a CDS encoding serine protein kinase RIO, with the protein product MKKEVTRKVERIDTQVDEMRVRRKDSNALKVIENVFDDATLKTLYTISNKGIIKALGGSISTGKEANVFLAEGEDRNLAVKIYRISSSTFNSMEEYILGDPRFRNVRHSKRDIIFAWTKKEHRNLERAIEAGVKVPVPIISERNVLVMEFMGEGERSYPQLKEAGVNKENARAFFDTISKYIELLYTKANLVHGDLSEYNILVDPHTQEPIFIDMGQSVTLEHPKSQEFLRRDIENIIRYFKKYGIDADPEKLYSTIREIKEKGQ
- a CDS encoding DUF1614 domain-containing protein, translated to MRGYLTRSEIKMYAIFVLILLPIAALCYNQSLSIGSISSFWLMAILVLMLAGSFVEIPVATMRSVKNEQLSRFAPVMEEIYAVPLVKELSIGKERVFDTTITLNLGGFLIPAIAMIYLMFTQPDVTALEIMLIIIVAVTLLSSIVNGVGIVVPEYTGILPVPFALLVAPQEAASITFIAGMAGILLGVIALTVTFNKEKYGSAYLNIGGAGSFKAVYITVLIASLISYFT
- a CDS encoding KH domain-containing protein, whose amino-acid sequence is MTHVKVPKDRIGAIIGPKGSVKQLIESKSGAELDIDSENGVVEIIPGEEPVGAMRATEVVNAIARGFNPEKTIGMLDDDLLMLEVIDLSKITDSQKDLLRLKGRIIGKGGKTREITERLIGVKISVYGKTVSIIGGPEQNQIARTSIEMLINGASHGSVYSFLEKKRQELLQSRMDYY